The Toxorhynchites rutilus septentrionalis strain SRP chromosome 3, ASM2978413v1, whole genome shotgun sequence genome includes a region encoding these proteins:
- the LOC129778665 gene encoding ubiquitin-conjugating enzyme E2 G1, with protein sequence MSEPQSSLLLKKQLAELSKNPVEGFSAGLIDDNDIFRWEVLIIGPPDTLYEGGFFKAHLHFPKEYPLRPPRMKFVTEIWHPNIDRNGDVCISILHEPGDDKWGYEKASERWLPVHTVETILISVISMLADPNDESPANVDAAKEWREAYPEFKRKVARCVRKSQEDC encoded by the exons aACTTAGCAAAAACCCAGTTGAAGGATTCTCGGCCGGATTAATCGACGACAATGACATCTTCAGATGGGAAGTCCTCATCATCGGACCTCCAGACACGTTATA TGAGGGCGGTTTCTTCAAGGCACACCTGCATTTCCCGAAGGAATACCCTCTGCGGCCACCACGAATGAAGTTCGTCACAGAGATTTGGCACCCGAACATCGATCGCAATGGTGACGTTTGCATCAGCATCCTGCATGAGCCTGGCGATGACAAGTGGGGCTACGAAAAGGCGTCCGAGCGCTGGCTGCCGGTGCACACAGTAGAGACCATCCTAATATCAGTGATCTCGATGCTGGCCGATCCGAACGACGAGTCGCCGGCGAATGTCGATGCAGCAAAGGAATGGCGAGAGGCGTATCCCGAGTTCAAGCGGAAAGTAGCAAGATGTGTTCGAAAGAGTCAAGAGGATTGTTAG